In the Gossypium raimondii isolate GPD5lz chromosome 9, ASM2569854v1, whole genome shotgun sequence genome, one interval contains:
- the LOC105800666 gene encoding uncharacterized protein LOC105800666, translating to MEIMQSWRCRLSFKNATIALNIFNVIVALFLLQWFLSSASSRTRPSSNQPNSVGFDYIKEAEEMRIAMQPLELIKRVKEIQREAYTGPETIQPKDAKQTAAVDLSKRLQDFRSLNDASSLKALEEWRKRKMERARQREMEKNGTLVTKE from the exons atggagataatGCAATCATGGAGATGTAGATTATCTTTCAAAAATGCGACCATAgctttgaatattttcaatgtTATAGTTGCTCTATTCTTGCTTCAATGGTTTCTTTCTTCTGCTTCTTCTCGTACCAGACCTTCCTCTAACCAACCTAATTCAG TTGGCTTTGATTACATTAAGGAAGCTGAAGAGATGCGCATTGCTATGCAACCTTTGGAACTGATAAAAAGA gttaagGAGATTCAGCGAGAGGCATATACCGGACCCGAAACAATTCAACCGAAAGATGCGAAACAGACCGCCGCAGTCGATCTTTCCAAAAGACTACAAGACTTCCGTTCCCTAAATGATGCTTCTAGCTTGAAAG CTCTAGAGGAATGGCGGAAAAGGAAGATGGAACGAGCTAGACAAAGGGAGATGGAGAAAAATGGAACACTAGTtaccaaagaataa
- the LOC105800651 gene encoding DNA mismatch repair protein MSH1, mitochondrial, with translation MYWLATRNVVISIPRWRSLALLLRSPLNKHASYNPSPLILGGQFGRIHCFKDQKTLRGNTRKYKAADKSLDDKDHSHIVWWKERLELCRKPSTLNLVKRLVYSNLLGVDANLKNGSLKVGTLNAEILQFKSKFPREVLLCRVGDFYEALGIDACILVEYAGLNPFGGLRSDSIPRAGCPVVNLRQTLDDLTRNGFSVCIVEEVQGPTQARSRKGRFISGHAHPGSPYVFGLVGVDHELDFPEPMPVVGISRSARGYCITFVLETMKTYSSEDGLTEEALVTKLRTCRYHHLFLHSSLRDNASGTSRWGEFGAGGLLWGECTARQFEWFGGGPVTELLYKVKELYGLDNEVTFRNVTVPSENRPRSLSLGTATQIGAIPTEGIPCLLKVLLPPHCTGLPALYIRDLLLNPPSHEIASAIQATCKLMSSIKCSIPEFTCVSSAKLVKLLELREANHIEFCRIKNVVDEILHMHRSINLREILKLLMDPAWVATGLKIDFETLVNECEWLSDRIGQMIFLDGESDQKISSYANIPGEFFEDMESSWKGRVKKIHIEEEVAEVERAAEALSSVITEDFLPIVSRIKATSAPLGGPKGEILYAREHEAVWFKGKRFAPAVWAGTPGEEQIKQLKPALDSKGRKVGEEWFTTMKVEDALTRYHDAGAKAKARVLELLRGLSTELQTKINVLVFASMLLVIAKALFAHVSEGRRRKWVFPTLTGFSSSKSGESCDETKGMKIIGLTPYWFDVSEGSAVLNTVDMQSLFLLTGPNGGGKSSLLRSICAAALLGICGFMVPAESAFIPQFDSIMLHMKSYDSPADGKSSFQVEMSEMRSIVNGATSRSLVLIDEICRGTETAKGTCIAGSIVETLDEIGCLGIISTHLHGVFSLPLSTKNTVHKAMSTEYIDGQIIPTWKLVDGICRESLAFETAKVEGLAEAIIQRAEELYSSVYTKEASSGLFNAQLTQFGSKGAQTRSLSHKPKPTNKMEVFKDVETVVTLICQKKLMELYKLKNTSDVPVFNCVAIAAREQPPPSIIGASCVYVMFRPDKKLYIGETDDLDGRIRSHRSKDGMENASFLYFTVPGKSIARQLETLLINQLLSQGFPIANLADGKHQNFGTSSLSFDGITVA, from the exons ATGTACTGGTTAGCTACGCGAAACGTTGTCATTTCAATCCCCAGATGGCGTTCTCTTGCCCTTCTCCTTCGTTCCCCTCTCAACAAGCATGCTTCTTATAACCCTTCACCACTTATCCT TGGGGGGCAGTTTGGGCGGATACACTGTTTCAAAGATCAGAAGACTTTGAGAGGAAACACCAGGAAATATAAGGCAGCAGATAAATCCCTAGATGATAAGGATCATTCTCACATAGTCTGGTGGAAAGAG AGACTGGAGTTGTGCCGCAAGCCGTCCACTCTCAATTTGGTTAAGAGGCTTGTGTATAGCAATTTGCTTGGTGTGGATGCCAACCTGAAAAATGGCAG TTTGAAAGTAGGAACACTAAATGCAGAGATTTTACAGTTCAAGTCAAAGTTCCCACGTGAAGTTTTGCTTTGCAGG GTTGGGGATTTTTATGAGGCCCTCGGGATAGATGCTTGCATTCTTGTAGAATATGCTGGTTTGAATCCTTTTGGTGGTCTGCGTTCAGATAGCATTCCACGAGCTGGCTGTCCTGTTGTG AATCTACGACAAACTTTGGACGATCTAACGCGAAATGGTTTTTCAGTG TGTATTGTGGAGGAAGTTCAAGGTCCAACACAAGCCCGCTCTCGTAAAGGACGTTTTATATCCGG GCATGCTCATCCAGGTAGTCCGTATGTGTTTGGACTTGTTGGGGTTGATCATGAACTTGATTTTCCAGAGCCAATGCCTGTTGTTG GTATATCACGTTCTGCAAGGGGATATTGCATAACTTTTGTGTTAGAGACTATGAAGACATATTCATCAGAGGATGGTCTTACAGAAGAAGCATTGGTAACCAAGCTACGAACTTGTCGATACCATCACCTATTTCTCCATTCATCATTGAGAGACAATGCTTCAG GAACTTCCCGTTGGGGGGAATTTGGTGCAGGAGGCCTGTTGTGGGGAGAATGCACTGCCAGGCAATTTGAATGGTTTGGAGGCGGTCCTGTCACTGAGCTACTGTACAAG GTAAAGGAGCTTTATGGGCTTGACAATGAGGTTACTTTCAGAAATGTTACTGTTCCTTCAGAAAATAGACCCCGTTCTTTAAGTCTAGGAACTGCAACACAGATTG GTGCCATCCCCACAGAGGGGATACCTTGTTTATTGAAGGTGTTGCTTCCACCACATTGCACTGGGCTACCTGCTCT GTATATTAGAGATCTTCTTCTTAATCCTCCTTCTCATGAGATTGCATCCGCAATTCAAG CAACTTGCAAACTAATGAGCAGCATCAAATGCTCAATTCCTGAGTTTACTTGTGTCTCATCTGCAAAG CTTGTGAAGCTACTTGAACTAAGGGAGGCCAACCATATTGAATTTTGCAGAATAAAAAATGTTGTTGATGAAATATTGCACATGCATAGAAGCATCAACCTCAGAGAAATTCTGAAATTATTGATGGATCCTGCATGGGTGGCCACAGGGCTGAAAATAGACTTTGAAACACTG GTTAATGAGTGCGAATGGCTTTCAGATAGAATTGGTCAAATGATTTTTCTGGATGGTGAAAGTGATCAAAAGATTAGTTCTTATGCCAATATTCCCGGTGAATTTTTTGAGGACATGGAATCTTCATGGAAAGGGCGAGTCAAGAAGATCCATATAGAAGAAGAAGTTGCCGAAGTTGAAAGGGCAGCTGAGGCCTTATCTTCAGTG ATAACTGAAGATTTCCTCCCCATTGTCTCAAGAATAAAAGCCACCTCAGCTCCACTTGGTGGACCAAAGGGAGAAATCTTATATGCTCGAGAACATGAAGCTGTTTGGTTTAAGGGGAAACGGTTTGCGCCAGCCGTATGGGCTGGTACTCCTGGAGAAGAACAAATTAAGCAGCTTAAGCCTGCTTTAGATTCAAAAGGTAGAAAGGTCGGAGAGGAATGGTTTACTACAATGAAAGTAGAGGACGCTTTAACGAG GTACCATGATGCCGGTGCAAAGGCAAAGGCAAGGGTTTTGGAATTGTTAAGAGGACTTTCTACCGAGTTACAAACCAAGATAAATGTCCTCGTCTTTGCTTCTATGCTGCTTGTTATTGCAAAGGCATTATTTGCTCATGTGAG TGAGGGGAGAAGAAGGAAATGGGTTTTCCCTACACTTACAGGTTTTAGTAGTTCTAAG AGTGGCGAATCATGTGATGAAACGAAAGGAATGAAGATAATTGGACTGACACCGTATTGGTTTGATGTGTCCGAAGGCAGTGCTGTGCTTAATACGGTTGATATGCAGTCATTGTTTCTTTTGACAGGACCAAATGGTGGTGGTAAATCAAGTTTACTTCGATCAATTTGTGCAGCTGCATTACTTGGAATATGTGGATTTATGGTTCCTGCTGAATCAGCCTTTATTCCTCAATTCGATTCGATAATGCTTCACATGAAATCATATGATAGCCCAGCTGATGGAAAAAGCTCATTTCAG GTAGAAATGTCAGAGATGCGATCTATTGTTAATGGAGCCACTTCAAGGAGTCTCGTGCTTATAGATGAAATTTGCCGAGGAACAGAAACAGCGAAAGGGACGTGCATTGCTGGTAGCATTGTCGAGACTCTTGATGAAATTGGGTGTCTAGGTATCATATCGACTCATTTGCATGGAGTATTTAGTCTACCACTTTCTACCAAAAACACCGTACATAAAGCAATGAGTACAGAATACATTGACGGGCAAATAATACCTACTTGGAAGTTGGTAGACGGGATCTGTAGAGAAAGCCTTGCATTTGAAACAGCAAAAGTGGAAGGACTTGCTGAGGCAATAATACAAAGAGCCGAAGAACTTTATTCGTCAGTCTATACAAAAGAAGCATCTTCTGGACTATTCAACGCACAACTTACACAGTTTGGTTCCAAAGGAGCTCAAACAAGATCGCTCAGTCATAAGCCTAAGCCAACAAACAAAATGGAAGTCTTCAAGGATGTCGAGACTGTTGTTACATTAATATGTCAGAAGAAGCTAATGGAACTCTATAAACTGAAAAATACATCGGATGTCCCTGTCTTTAACTGTGTTGCTATTGCTGCAAGGGAACAGCCGCCTCCATCAATTATCGGTGCTTCTTGCGTATATGTCATGTTCAGACCTGATAAGAAACTATACATTGGAGAG ACGGATGATCTTGATGGTCGAATTCGTTCGCATCGTTCAAAGGACGGGATGGAAAATGCTTCTTTCCTATATTTCACAGTTCCAGGGAAGAGTATTGCTCGCCAACTCGAAACTCTTCTAATCAACCAACTCTTAAGTCAAGGCTTCCCGATCGCCAACTTGGCTGACGGTAAGCATCAGAATTTTGGCACATCCAGTCTCTCATTTGATGGCATAACCGTAGCCTAA
- the LOC105800662 gene encoding uncharacterized protein LOC105800662: MVTPPARKVMVVADPAPHSAAALQYALSHALLEQDELILLHVENTSSWKNTLTTFLKRPTIASAANAMTPNNSSGPDWGSTDVNFLDQMKYASEIAQPKIPVRIEKIDPDGKDKATVILSKSKDLGIDLIIIGQKRSLSSAILGYKRPSGSMKGSKLIDTVDYLIENSPCTCVGVQKKGQNGGYVLNSKTQKNFWLLG, encoded by the exons ATGGTGACTCCACCGGCACGAAAAGTAATGGTGGTAGCTGACCCGGCTCCCCATTCTGCGGCAGCCCTCCAATATGCACTTTCTCATGCATTGTTAGAACAAGATGAACTCATCCTTCTTCATGTTGAAAACACTAGTTCATGGAAGAACACATTGACTACTTTCTTAAAGAGGCCAACAATTGCTTCAGCTGCTAATGCTATGACACCTAATAATTCTTCCGGGCCGGATTGGGGTTCCACCGATGTTAATTTCCTTGATCAAATGAAATATGCAAGTGAGATTGCTCAGCCCAAAATCCCTGTACGTATAGAGAAAATCGATCCGGATGGTAAAGATAAAGCTACTGTGATCCTTTCTAAATCTAAAGATCTTGGTATTGATCTTATTATTATTGGCCAAAAACGAAGCCTCTCTTCAGCAATTCTTGG ATATAAACGACCTAGTGGATCAATGAAGGGATCGAAACTGATAGATACCGTAGATTATTTGATTGAGAACAGCCCATGCACTTGTGTTGGAGTGCAGAAAAAGGGACAAAATGGAGGATATGTCCTCAACTCCAAGACCCAAAAGAATTTTTGGCTCTTGGgatga
- the LOC105800656 gene encoding glutamyl-tRNA(Gln) amidotransferase subunit B, chloroplastic/mitochondrial isoform X2, whose amino-acid sequence MASTLFRTIQIHPFLLYPTALFSRRNGVLYCTMKSSQTQTATQEKQQPPKVKVPQHALKKTVDKITRDYEAIIGIETHVQLSTLTKAFCSCPYNYGSQPNTSICPICMGLPGALPVLNSKVIKFAVKLGLALNCKLSLNSKFDRKQYFYPDLPKGYQISQFDIPIATGGYVDLDLPLEFGGGHRKFGITRVHMEEDAGKLLHSGNGDYIDTVGYLLQVDLNRAGVPLLEIVSEPDMRTGIEAAEYAAELQRVVRYLGISNGNMQEGSLRCDVNVSIRPVGQSEFGTKVEIKNLNSFSSINRAIDFEISRQALLHSQGQSDQIVQETRLWEEGAQKTVTMRKKEGLSDYRYFPEPDLPEVILTQEYVDSISNSLPELPEAKRRRYEKMGLSMQDVLFLANDMNVAEYFDATLSSGADIKLAANWIMGDIAAYMKNEKLSINDIKLTPQELAELIASIKSGTISGKIGKEILSELLAKGGTVKGLIEEKDLIQIADPVEIGKMIDKVISENPKQLEQYRGGKTKLQGFFAGQVMKLSKGKANPGLLNKILLEKLNGQS is encoded by the exons ATGGCTTCCACATTGTTTAGAACTATTCAAATCCACCCATTTTTGCTCTACCCAACTGCATTATTTAGCAGAAGGAATGGTGTTCTTTACTGCACAATGAAGAGTAGTCAAACTCAAACAGCTACACAAGAAAAGCAGCAGCCTCCCAAAGTCAAAGTTCCACAACATGCCCTGAAAAAAACAGTTGATAAGATCACAAGAGACTATGAGGCAATCATTGGAATAGAGACACATGTCCAGCTTTCAACTCTCACCAAGGCCTTTTGTAGCTGTCCTTACAATTATGGATCCCAACCAAATACCAGTATCTGTCCCATTTGCATGGGATTGCCTGGTGCCTTGCCAGTTTTAAACTCGAAAGTGATTAAATTCGCTGTTAAATTGGGTCTTGCACTTAATTGTAAGCTATCTCTAAACTCGAAGTTTGATAGGAAGCAGTACTTCTATCCAGACCTTCCAAAGGGTTACCAAATATCTCAGTTTGATATCCCAATTGCAACTGGTGGTTACGTTGATTTGGATCTCCCTCTTGAGTTCGGTGGTGGCCATAGGAAGTTTGGTATTACCAGGGTTCACATGGAGGAAGATGCAGGGAAGCTGCTTCATTCTGGAAATGGGGATTA TATTGACACTGTTGGTTATCTTTTGCAGGTTGATCTAAATAGAGCAGGGGTACCTTTGCTTGAGATTGTTTCTGAACCTGATATGAGAACTGGGATTGAAGCTGCTGAATATGCTGCAGAGTTACAGAGGGTGGTTCGATACTTGGGAATTAGTAATGGAAATATGCAAGAAGGCTCACTTCGCTGTGATGTAAATGTATCAATTCGACCAGTTGGACAGTCAGAATTCGGAACAAAG gttgaaataaaaaatttgaactcaTTTTCATCAATTAATAGGGCAATTGATTTTGAGATATCAAGGCAGGCACTACTCCATAGTCAAGGCCAAAGTGATCAAATTGTACAGGAAACTCGTCTATGGGAAGAAGGTGCTCAG AAAACAGTTACAATGAGGAAAAAGGAAGGACTTTCTGATTATCGATATTTCCCTGAACCAGACCTCCCTGAAGTTATCCTCACTCAGGAATATGTTGATAGCATTAGCAACTCTTTGCCGGAACTTCCAGAAGCGAAGCGTCGTAGGTATGAAAAGATGGGGCTGAGCATGCAGGATGTTCTTTTCCTGGCAAATGACATGAAT GTTGCAGAATACTTTGATGCAACTCTTTCAAGTGGTGCTGACATAAAGCTGGCTGCCAACTGGATCATGGGTGATATTGCTGCCTATATGAAGAACGAAAAGCTGTCCATTAATGATATCAAACTTACACCACAAGAGCTAGCCGAGCTGATAGCTTCCATTAAAAGTGGGACAATCAGTGGAAAGATTGGAAAAGAG ATACTATCTGAGCTGCTAGCCAAAGGTGGAACTGTGAAGGGACTCATAGAAGAGAAGGATCTTATTCAG ATAGCTGATCCTGTTGAGATCGGGAAAATGATAGATAAAGTGATTTCTGAGAATCCAAAACAGCTAGAACAATATCGCGGCGGGAAAACTAAGCTGCAGGGCTTTTTTGCCGGCCAA GTAATGAAACTATCAAAAGGCAAAGCAAACCCTGGCCTGTTGAACAAAATCCTTTTGGAGAAATTAAATGGCCAAAGCTGA
- the LOC105800656 gene encoding glutamyl-tRNA(Gln) amidotransferase subunit B, chloroplastic/mitochondrial isoform X1 translates to MASTLFRTIQIHPFLLYPTALFSRRNGVLYCTMKSSQTQTATQEKQQPPKVKVPQHALKKTVDKITRDYEAIIGIETHVQLSTLTKAFCSCPYNYGSQPNTSICPICMGLPGALPVLNSKVIKFAVKLGLALNCKLSLNSKFDRKQYFYPDLPKGYQISQFDIPIATGGYVDLDLPLEFGGGHRKFGITRVHMEEDAGKLLHSGNGDYSQVDLNRAGVPLLEIVSEPDMRTGIEAAEYAAELQRVVRYLGISNGNMQEGSLRCDVNVSIRPVGQSEFGTKVEIKNLNSFSSINRAIDFEISRQALLHSQGQSDQIVQETRLWEEGAQKTVTMRKKEGLSDYRYFPEPDLPEVILTQEYVDSISNSLPELPEAKRRRYEKMGLSMQDVLFLANDMNVAEYFDATLSSGADIKLAANWIMGDIAAYMKNEKLSINDIKLTPQELAELIASIKSGTISGKIGKEILSELLAKGGTVKGLIEEKDLIQIADPVEIGKMIDKVISENPKQLEQYRGGKTKLQGFFAGQVMKLSKGKANPGLLNKILLEKLNGQS, encoded by the exons ATGGCTTCCACATTGTTTAGAACTATTCAAATCCACCCATTTTTGCTCTACCCAACTGCATTATTTAGCAGAAGGAATGGTGTTCTTTACTGCACAATGAAGAGTAGTCAAACTCAAACAGCTACACAAGAAAAGCAGCAGCCTCCCAAAGTCAAAGTTCCACAACATGCCCTGAAAAAAACAGTTGATAAGATCACAAGAGACTATGAGGCAATCATTGGAATAGAGACACATGTCCAGCTTTCAACTCTCACCAAGGCCTTTTGTAGCTGTCCTTACAATTATGGATCCCAACCAAATACCAGTATCTGTCCCATTTGCATGGGATTGCCTGGTGCCTTGCCAGTTTTAAACTCGAAAGTGATTAAATTCGCTGTTAAATTGGGTCTTGCACTTAATTGTAAGCTATCTCTAAACTCGAAGTTTGATAGGAAGCAGTACTTCTATCCAGACCTTCCAAAGGGTTACCAAATATCTCAGTTTGATATCCCAATTGCAACTGGTGGTTACGTTGATTTGGATCTCCCTCTTGAGTTCGGTGGTGGCCATAGGAAGTTTGGTATTACCAGGGTTCACATGGAGGAAGATGCAGGGAAGCTGCTTCATTCTGGAAATGGGGATTATTCACAGG TTGATCTAAATAGAGCAGGGGTACCTTTGCTTGAGATTGTTTCTGAACCTGATATGAGAACTGGGATTGAAGCTGCTGAATATGCTGCAGAGTTACAGAGGGTGGTTCGATACTTGGGAATTAGTAATGGAAATATGCAAGAAGGCTCACTTCGCTGTGATGTAAATGTATCAATTCGACCAGTTGGACAGTCAGAATTCGGAACAAAG gttgaaataaaaaatttgaactcaTTTTCATCAATTAATAGGGCAATTGATTTTGAGATATCAAGGCAGGCACTACTCCATAGTCAAGGCCAAAGTGATCAAATTGTACAGGAAACTCGTCTATGGGAAGAAGGTGCTCAG AAAACAGTTACAATGAGGAAAAAGGAAGGACTTTCTGATTATCGATATTTCCCTGAACCAGACCTCCCTGAAGTTATCCTCACTCAGGAATATGTTGATAGCATTAGCAACTCTTTGCCGGAACTTCCAGAAGCGAAGCGTCGTAGGTATGAAAAGATGGGGCTGAGCATGCAGGATGTTCTTTTCCTGGCAAATGACATGAAT GTTGCAGAATACTTTGATGCAACTCTTTCAAGTGGTGCTGACATAAAGCTGGCTGCCAACTGGATCATGGGTGATATTGCTGCCTATATGAAGAACGAAAAGCTGTCCATTAATGATATCAAACTTACACCACAAGAGCTAGCCGAGCTGATAGCTTCCATTAAAAGTGGGACAATCAGTGGAAAGATTGGAAAAGAG ATACTATCTGAGCTGCTAGCCAAAGGTGGAACTGTGAAGGGACTCATAGAAGAGAAGGATCTTATTCAG ATAGCTGATCCTGTTGAGATCGGGAAAATGATAGATAAAGTGATTTCTGAGAATCCAAAACAGCTAGAACAATATCGCGGCGGGAAAACTAAGCTGCAGGGCTTTTTTGCCGGCCAA GTAATGAAACTATCAAAAGGCAAAGCAAACCCTGGCCTGTTGAACAAAATCCTTTTGGAGAAATTAAATGGCCAAAGCTGA
- the LOC105800669 gene encoding uncharacterized protein LOC105800669 — MEMAATTVQPCPSSFIFFTQRQKTRLHNIIHFPFLLLPPSHLRRRFSSSAARDINSRKRRRKWDSNAETIRAKDFTFNTQNNEDEDDDEEEDYDGETASSGILEEAIDSLWILKAFKSFGWGLPPILLSLLFANGPKAFLMALALTIGQSAIAFAFEKVLGKSQSKQKRNARARKTKKYTSRRTVRNIKKEKQVHEGPKNKKGMKGYQSWVVDDQGTTSFGGWDELDGTEPTRTPSTMENGSKRTTKPKDRLSISETESNEPLLLRLLIAVFPFLGSWTKLFW; from the exons atggaaatggcaGCAACAACAGTTCAACCATGTCCTTcttctttcatcttcttcactcAGCGACAAAAAACCCGCCTCCATAATATCATCCATTTCCCATTTCTCCTTCTCCCTCCTTCTCATTTACGCCGTCGTTTCAGCTCATCTGCAGCCAGAGATATCAATAgcaggaaaagaagaagaaagtggGACTCAAATGCCGAGACAATTCGTGCCAAAGATTTCACTTTTAACACCCAAAACAAcgaagatgaagatgatgatgaagaagaagattatGATGGTGAAACGGCAAGTTCTGGGATTTTGGAGGAAGCTATTGATAGCCTTTGGATTTTGAAG GCTTTCAAATCCTTTGGTTGGGGGCTACCGCCCATTTTACTTTCGCTGTTGTTTGCCAATGGCCCGAAAGCTTTCCTCATGGCATTAGCACTTACAATTGGACAGTCAGCAATAGCTTTTGCCTTCGAAAAAGTTTTGGGAAAGTCACAAAGCAAGCAAAAGCGTAATGCGAGGGCAAGGAAAACGAAAAAGTATACATCACGGCGCACagtaagaaatattaaaaaggaGAAACAAGTACATGAAGGTCCAAAGAACAAAAAGGGAATGAAAGGTTATCAATCATGGGTCGTTGATGACCAGGGCACAACTAGCTTTGGTGGATGGGACGAGCTCGATGGAACTGAACCAACGAGAACACCATCAACAATGGAAAACGGATCAAAACGGACCACAAAACCAAAGGACAGGTTGAGTATAAGCGAGACCGAAAGTAATGAACCTTTGTTGTTGAGATTGTTGATTGCTGTTTTCCCATTTTTAGGTTCTTGGACTAAGTTGTTTTGGTGA